The DNA sequence ATCTCTCGGAGCTGGAGGCCTGACAGTTCCACTTTCTCGGTGCGAGAGATTGCCTCTGCCATAGTGTCGGATGCATCGCGCACCCAGTTGTATTGAAGTTGCTTGAGGGTGGGGCGTTCATCGTACGCAACAAAAGCCACAACGACTCCGTAGAGTACCGTGATGACAACCCACAGACGGCTCCAACCCCCGATACGCATTTCTCCTCCTGGTGAGGTCGAATTATAGATAGCCAAATGCTGTCATAACGCCTTTACGGGTTTGGTGGATAACATTCCTTGCCACATTCTGCTCCGTGACTAAATCGGGGCTGGTAGCGGCGCGATGAGGTGATAACGACGTTATATACCAGTGCGATTTGATCCGCAGGGCAGAGCTCAAGAACATTTCGTACTCTGCCTCTGACAGGCCGCTCCTGGCCCAAAAGCTCCCCACTCTTATCGTTGCTGTTAGTCATAAACATAACCGTTTGCCTATCCCTTATCGTAAGGGGGAAACAGTGTCCTGTCTTTCATGGGGCTCGTTCAGCAATCGGCCAGAAGCGGCCGGTCGCATACAGCCAGAACCAGCCAGTCTCAGATTTCACTGAAAACATAATTCGGGCTTTAGTTCTTCTCCAACGGACAACAGGGCGTGAAGCCCGGTTATCCTGAGCATACATACGTGGCTCAGGCTACCTGCAACAGCTTCGCGTACGCCTGCAAGTGATGATCGTCATCACCAAACTGACGAGCGACCATCAGCAGATGCTTGGCATGGTGAGAGAGCACGTACTCCCAAGTCAGGCCGATCCCGCCGTGCAACTGAATGCCTTGGTCCGCAATAAAACGACTGGCGCGGCTGACGATGAACTTGGCCGCCGCCAGTACGCGGCTACGCTCGTCATTGTCCTGCTGATCGGCCACACACGCCGCGAGCAGGGTCATGGAGGTGGCCTGATCGAGTTCGATGCGCATGTCCACCATACGGTGCTGCAATGCCTGGAACTTGCCGATTGGCTGACCGAATTGCTTGCGGGTCTTCAAGTAATCGAGTGTCAGCTTGCATGCGGTTTCCATGCTGCCGACGGCCTCGGCGCATTGTGCGGCGATACTGCGGCCTTGCTGGTAACGCAAGGCTGGCAGGGCTTGCCCCTCCTCCCCTAACATCTCGCTGCTTTTGACGAACACGTCCTCCAGGTACAACTCACAGGCCATGCGCCCATCCATGGTTGCAAAAGAACGCCGGCGCACTCCGCGATCCTGCGGATCGACCAGAAACAGGCTGATCCCCTTCTCATTCCGAGCTTCGTGATTGGTTCGAGCAGACACCAGTATCAGCCCGGCACTCTGGCCTGCGACCACCACCGACTTGCGACCGTTGAGCTTCCAGCCTCCGGTCACGGGCTCCGCGACGGTTTGTACATCATGCAGTTGGTAGTGACTTTGCGGCTCATCGAGTGCTACCGCCATCTGCAAACCGGCGCTGCCCAGTTGCGGCAGCAGCGCTTCTTTCTGTGCCTCTGTGCCCAACTGGGTGACCAGCCCACCGGCAAAAATCACCGAATGAAGGTAGGGTTCCAGGCACAGGCCTCGACCCAGCTCGGTCATGATCAACATGTTTTCCACGCCACTGCCGCCAAATCCACCGTACGTCTCGGCGAATGGCACGGCGCAAAGCCCGAGGTCACCCAGCTGCTGCATGAACGCGCGGCTGAAACCGTGTTCGCTTTGGCTGAATTTCTCGCGTTGCTCGAAACCGTAGGTGTCACGCACCAGCCGCGCGGCGGTGTCTTGCAGCATCAGCTGCTCTTCGCTCAGTTTGAAATCCATGGTCGGTCCCTTACAGTTCGAGAATCATTTTCGCGATGATGTTCTTCTGGATCTCGTTGGCCCCGCCGTAGATCGAGGCCTTGCGCGCATCCAGATACTGATAGGTGGCCGTGCTGCTGTAGTCGGTGTACAGCAACGGCTCACTGCCGTAACCCAGCTCATCTTCAATGAACGGCATGGCGTAAGGGCCCACGGCTTTGCTGATCAGGTAGGTAATCGCCTGACGAATTTCGGTGCCCTTGATCTTCAAAAACGAGCTTTCCGCGCCCGGCACACCGCCGTCGCGTACGGCCGCCAAGGTGCGCAGGCTGCTCATTTCGGCGGCCATCAACTGCATCTCGACTTCGGCAATCTGCGCCCGGAACAGCGGGTCTTCGATCAATGGCCGACCGTCGCGCACTTCCTGGCTGGCGATGCGTTTAAGACGGCTCAGCAGTGCCTTGTTCTGCGCAATTGCGCCGATGCTGGTGCGCTCGTGGGTCAGCAGGTACTTGGCGCAGGTCCAGCCTTGGTTTTCCTGGCCGACCAGGTTGGCCACCGGCACCCGCACGTTGTCGAAGAACACTTCGTTGACTTCATGCTCGCCGTCGAGGGTGATGATCGGCCGCACGGTGATGCCCGGCGTCTTCATGTCGATCAACAGAAAGGAAATGCCCCGCTGCTGTCGGGCCTCGGGGTCGGTGCGCACCAGGCAAAACATCCAGTCGGCAAAGTGCGCCAGGGTGGTCCAGGTTTTCTGGCCGTTGACCACGTAGTGATCGCCCTCGCGCTCGGCGCGGGTCTTCAATGAAGACAGATCGGAGCCCGCGCCCGGCTCGGAGTAACCCTGGCACCACCAGTCTTCGCACGTGAGAATGCGCGGCAGAAACCGTGCTTTCTGCTCGGCCGTACCGAACTTGATGATCACCGGGGCGACCATTTTCAGCCCGAATGACGACACTTTCGGCGCACCGGCCGCGAAGCACTCTTCGTCGAAAATATGCTTTTGCACATCAGTCCAACCGGTGCCACCGAACTCGACCGGCCAGCCCGGCGCCAGCCAGCCCTGCTGGTTGAGAGTCCGCATCCATTGCACCTGATGCTCCTTGCTCAAACGCTTGCCCTGGGAAATCCGCTCGGCCAGTTCGGTCGGCAACCGGTCGCGCAGGAAGGCTCGCACGTCTTGGCGGAAGGCCAATTCTTCTGCTGTGAAATCAATGTCCATCAATCAACTCCGTAAGCCTGGGGCGTGCCGACGTGGTCGTCGGCAGCGTGTTCGTGCGGGCGCGTGTTACTCGTCGAAGATGATCACCGAACGGGCCAACTCGCCACGACGCAACTCATCAAAGGCTTCGTTGATCTGCTCCAGTTTGATGCGCTGGGAAATCATTTCGTCGAGCTTGAGCTTGCCCGCCATGTAGAAATCCACCAGGCGCGGCATGTCTACCGGAAAGCGGTTGGAACCCATCAACGAACCCTGGATGCGGCGTTCGTGCAACAATTGCAGCGGGTCCAGTTCGATTTTCAGGCCGGGCTTGAGCATGCCGATCACGGTGGCGGTGCCGCCGCGCGCCAACATCGCAAAGGCCTGCTCGGCGGTCTGCTTGAGACCGATGCATTCGAAGGCGTGGTGCACACCGCCGCGGGTCAGTTCCATCACTTGCTTGGCAGCGTCGCCGTCCTTGCCATTGATCAGGTCGGTGGCGCCGAACTGCTTGGCCAACTCCAGTTTGGAATCGAGCATGTCGATGGCGATGATCCGCCCGGCTCCGGCCAGTGCCGCGCCGTTGATCGCAGCCAGGCCGATACCGCCGCAGCCGATCACGGCCACGGTTTCGCCTGGACGCACTTTGGCGGTGTTGAAAACCGCGCCGGTGCCGGTGGTGACGGCGCAACCCAAGAGTGCGGCGCGGTCCAGCGGCATGTCACGGCGGATGTCGACGCAGGCGTTTTCATGCACCAGCATCTGCTCGGCAAAACCCGACAGGTTGACGAATTGCGGAATCGGTTTTTGCACGTAGGTCAGGCGCGACTCCTCGTCCGCGCCGCGCTTGGTTTCCGGGGAAACGCAACGCGCCAGATGGCCGGTCACGCAATGTTCGCAATGGCCGCAGAACACGGTCAGGCAGGTGACCACATGATCGCCCGGTTTGACCGAACGCACTTCGCAACCG is a window from the Pseudomonas sp. LS1212 genome containing:
- a CDS encoding acyl-CoA dehydrogenase family protein, which encodes MDFKLSEEQLMLQDTAARLVRDTYGFEQREKFSQSEHGFSRAFMQQLGDLGLCAVPFAETYGGFGGSGVENMLIMTELGRGLCLEPYLHSVIFAGGLVTQLGTEAQKEALLPQLGSAGLQMAVALDEPQSHYQLHDVQTVAEPVTGGWKLNGRKSVVVAGQSAGLILVSARTNHEARNEKGISLFLVDPQDRGVRRRSFATMDGRMACELYLEDVFVKSSEMLGEEGQALPALRYQQGRSIAAQCAEAVGSMETACKLTLDYLKTRKQFGQPIGKFQALQHRMVDMRIELDQATSMTLLAACVADQQDNDERSRVLAAAKFIVSRASRFIADQGIQLHGGIGLTWEYVLSHHAKHLLMVARQFGDDDHHLQAYAKLLQVA
- a CDS encoding acyl-CoA dehydrogenase family protein, which translates into the protein MDIDFTAEELAFRQDVRAFLRDRLPTELAERISQGKRLSKEHQVQWMRTLNQQGWLAPGWPVEFGGTGWTDVQKHIFDEECFAAGAPKVSSFGLKMVAPVIIKFGTAEQKARFLPRILTCEDWWCQGYSEPGAGSDLSSLKTRAEREGDHYVVNGQKTWTTLAHFADWMFCLVRTDPEARQQRGISFLLIDMKTPGITVRPIITLDGEHEVNEVFFDNVRVPVANLVGQENQGWTCAKYLLTHERTSIGAIAQNKALLSRLKRIASQEVRDGRPLIEDPLFRAQIAEVEMQLMAAEMSSLRTLAAVRDGGVPGAESSFLKIKGTEIRQAITYLISKAVGPYAMPFIEDELGYGSEPLLYTDYSSTATYQYLDARKASIYGGANEIQKNIIAKMILEL
- a CDS encoding Zn-dependent alcohol dehydrogenase — translated: MKAAVFHQVGAPLVIEEVGISKPGPREVLIRTKAVGVCHSDLHVIDGSFPYPGPLVLGHEAAGVVEQVGCEVRSVKPGDHVVTCLTVFCGHCEHCVTGHLARCVSPETKRGADEESRLTYVQKPIPQFVNLSGFAEQMLVHENACVDIRRDMPLDRAALLGCAVTTGTGAVFNTAKVRPGETVAVIGCGGIGLAAINGAALAGAGRIIAIDMLDSKLELAKQFGATDLINGKDGDAAKQVMELTRGGVHHAFECIGLKQTAEQAFAMLARGGTATVIGMLKPGLKIELDPLQLLHERRIQGSLMGSNRFPVDMPRLVDFYMAGKLKLDEMISQRIKLEQINEAFDELRRGELARSVIIFDE